The Nonlabens sp. Hel1_33_55 genome contains the following window.
TTCTTCACCCCACCTATACCCACGCTGATAATATGGGATTATATAATGCTCAAACCTGGGGCTTCTGTCTGGTGTGTTTTCGTTTAAAATAACCCTACCTACTGCTTCCTGTTTAATTATATTCATTCTATCAATTATTATTAAAATCAACCTCGTTTTACCCGTTAATAACTCTTGTGTCACCTATTGTTTAATGCGCTCGTATGTTTCTTTTCTGGTTTCTATTAAGCTTATCACTTCTTATACTTTTTAAAAAATTGCTCGCCCTTTTTCAAATAAAAAGACTGATACCCAAAGTTGTCGCACTCTTCTTTCCAAGCTTCTCTTATAATGCGGTGATTATCATACCAGGAGTTCATACCGACTTCCCAAGATTTCCATAAGTTCTTATCTATTCGTCCCTTATTAAGCCAGTAGTATTCCTCAGCACATAGGTTGAAATAGTCATTAAGCTTATTTCTTAGAAAAAGATATTTATTAGGTTTTTTGGCCATTAAATGCTCTAATGATTCATATCTGGTAATTTTTTCTAAATAGCCATTTAGAATATCATACCGTTTATTGAATTCAGAGAACAATTCTTTTTGAAGCTGATGACTCGCAATTTCTGATTGATTTTTATTGAAAGTTTTAGTGGAAAACCAAACTGCAAAGCCCAATCCAGCTGTCACGAGAATGCCTAATACGTTAGTCCAAAACTCCCAATTTTCATAAAAATATGTGATTTTTTCTGCCATCACACCAACCGCGTTTTACCAGTAAGTAACTCTTGCATCATCCCTTGTTTGAGTTGTGCGTATTTTTCTTTTTTAGTGCTTAGATCTTCGATTTCTTTATCCATATCAACGAGTACAGTTGCGATTGCATTTTGCTCTTCAATTGAAGGTAAAATGAATGTTCCATTCTTAATATCGGTAGTGCCTATGTTAGCTTGAACTCCTAATGAAGCTATTGATTTACAATATGTTCTCCAACGTCTCATATTGGATAAGTGTTTTAAGACTGTTGAGTTGACTTTGTCCTTATTTATTATCAAATGGCCTACGCGTTGATTCAGTAGTAATGGCCCATTTTCTTCGATAATTGTCATTCTGCCGATAAGGTTTTTATTAGGAGTTACATCAGTCATAGACATTATTAAGTCACCTTTAGTCAAAACAAAATCATTTAAAAATTTCAAGTCTGAGGCAGACCAATAATTCACTTTGTTACTATTAAATTGAAACTGACCCTGCAAGCCTATTTGAGCCATTGTAACTATTGGGACACCATTATCCTCATAACCTTTTGCAGAAAAAGAGTATCCATTTTGGTATTTCGATAACAAATCATCCAAAGGTGTCTCCACCCATTCCCCATCAAAACCATCCAAACGTTTCCCACCTTTGTGTGGTGGCGTTAACAACTGTTGCATGGCGCCTTGTTTGATGGCTTTCTTTTTAACGATGAGTGCGTCTAGGTTGCTTATCAAATCATCTACATCACTTAATGCAGTGGCGATTGCTTTTTGTTCTTCTAGGGTTGGTGGTAGTGGGATTTTGATTGATTTGACGATACTACCACTTAAATTTGGCTGCCCGCCTTGGCAATAAGTTAGTATAATATATTCCTTTCTGAGTGAGAAAAAGTTATATAAATACTCAGCAAGTATCATATCAGATTCAAAAGCCAAAACAGCTTGATTTATTGCACCACTTATTCTAGTGATCGCAGAAACGCCTGCGGTTGCACCATACATAGCTAACAAAAAAGTATTCTGAGGGACAATCTTAGCTGAGCTAGAATTAAGGCCTAATTCACTTATAAAACCTTTAGTCTCATATATTTTTTTCTTGTTTAATTCGCTAGAACTAATCCAAGGAATATCTCCATCATAATTCGCCTTATTTGAAGTTGGTGGTGTTCCGCCTGAATAAGTATTACATTTTTGTCCTAAATTGAAAACATCCCAATCTTCTGGAATCAAACCAACTTCTGTTTGCTTGTAGTCTTGCTTTGTCATTAACTCCATACCAATCCCATTTTAGAAAGGTGGCTGGCTACTTTTTCTTCGGCAGTTTTGGCTTGCTCGGTAAGTTTTGGCAAGGCGTTTTCATAACGTTCTGCTAGTTCTTTAATGCGTCCAGTCAACCGTTGTGAGATGCTGTCTATCTCGCTTTGTAGCAAAGAACTTATAGACGCTAACCATTTATGATCTACCACTAGAGTTCTTACTTCGGCTTCGGTGAGTTTGCCGTACTGTTTTAGGGTTAACTCGTCCAGTTGTTGTTCAGCGGTTTTGATTTGCTTTTTAAGCGTGGCTTCTTTCGCGAAAGCGGTTAACATTTTATTTCCTAAGCTGTAGGCTTCTTTTTCGCTCTTGTCGCCTTTTATTTTTTTCAAATAGGCAGCAAGTGTGGTTTTAGTAATCGTGCCTTTATCGTTTGTAGCATCATTTAAGAGTCCTTCGTCACCAGCATGCTCCTCGTTATAGGTGGTGATTTCGGCTTGTTTGGTTTCTAATTGTGACACCAAATCGTTCAAGGTTTCTTGCTCGCTGGCTAGATACTTGTCTATCACTAATTGCTTAGGGATTAAATCGCAGGTCCAGCCTTTATCTATGTCTTTTCCTTTGCTGTTTTTTTCTATAATGCGTTTGGTTTTGGCTACCCAGCCGTCTTCTGCAAGCAGGTACACATCATCCTTCATCATGGCATTCCAGTAATCCATAAAATGCTGATACATCGCATACTGGTTGACAAGCGGCTTGCCATCGTACTCGTGTAACAAGGCTTCAGCAATATGTTTTTCTAACTTTTTAGGTGCGGTATGGGCATTGATACCTTGCAGGTCTTGGTAGACCTTATCTTTCCAGCTTTCAAAGACCAATGCTAGTTGATTGCTGTAACTGGTAAATTCTGGATGCGAATAAATAGCGCTTTTTATGTCACTGGCTGCTACGTTTAGTTGTGAGTAGCTTTCGCGAAAGCGAGAAAACAAATGTGATTTAAGGCTAGGATATACTTCCCAGAACCTACTTAACCCTTCTATGTCTTTATTAGGAATACCACCATTAAGGTGTGCGTTTAAATCTTGTATATCTTCCTCTTCCTGCGTATCTATATAACGTGGTATATTGAGGTTGTACTCGTTCTTTTCAATCTCATCAAAGGTTACAAATCGGGCATATTTAGCAACTTCGGTCTGTGTATTAAATACATCTACAATCTGGTGAATGTCTTGCTCTCGTAGTCGGTTTTTGTTTCCGTCTTTGATAAAGCCTTTACTGGCATCCATCATAAAGATTCCCTTACGGTCGTCTGTATGCTTCTTATCAATCACGATGATACAGGCAGGAATACCAGTACCGTAAAATAAGTTTGCAGGTAAGCCTATGACACCTTTAATCCATTTGCGTTCTATGATGTTTTGTCTAATTTCTGCCTCAGCATTTCCTCTAAAAAGTACCCCATGAGGTAAAATAACAGCACCTTTACCCGTACTTTTTAAGGAGGCTATGATATGCAATAGAAAAGCGTAGTCACCATTTTTATCTGGTGGCACACCGTAGCCTCGAAACCTGTTGTACTCATCATCTAATGGCACGATACCACTATCCCAGTTCTTAATAGAAAACGGTGGATTTGCCACGACAAAATCAAAACGTTTTAACTGACCGTTTTCTGTAAACTGTGGTGATGCGATGGTGTTTTTACCAGCGATAGAAGCCTCTGGATAACCGTGCAACCACATATTCATAATGGCAAGACCTTTAGTTGCCACATCTTTTTCCTGACCGTAAAGCGTCAAACCATTAGGAGCCTCGCCAGCCACTTTCAACAATAGCGAACCAGAACCACAAGTAGGGTCGTAAGCGCTGTATGAGGGCTTATCTGCCTTATGTACATCGATTACCTTAGAAAGAATGCGAGATACCTCGGCAGGTGTGTAAAATTGGCCTTTACTTTTACCGGATTCGGTAGCAAAATGACGCATTAAGAACTCGTAGGCATCACCTAACACATCATCATCCTCTGCACGGTTGTTTTTAAAGTTAAGTGCAGGGTTTTCAAAAATGGCGATGAGTTTAGAAAGCAGTTCTACTTTTTCCTTGCCACTGCCCAGTTTTTCGTCATCGTTAAAATCTACAATCTCCAGCGAGCCTTCCAGACCGTTTGAAGCAAAGAGTGGTCGTAGTATTTCTTTATTGATACGGTCACCTATGTCTGGTTGCCCTTTGAGCGCTACCATATCTTCAAACGAAGCACCTTGCGGCACTTCTATCAAACTCATCGCGTCGCCTGTGTATTTATCGCTTACATACTTTACAAAAAGCATGGTAAGCACGTAATCTTTGTACTGTGAGGCGTCCATGCCGCCTGCTCCTCTTAATTTATCGCAGCTTTCCCAAAGGGATGAATAGAGTTCTGATTTTTTTATGGCCATTTAGGGTAGTTGTTTTGTGTGGATTGTTTTGAAGTTGGAAAATAGGGTAGAAGGCAGCAATCTGCACCGTAAATGGAAGGAAAGTTATTTCACACAAATGATCCACTTGTAGTAAAATAAGAGGAATGAAAAGCGAATTCAATTTTATGAAAGGTTAAGATGTATCCTTATCTATTTCCCTGAAGCACTGAAATTGTGTTCTTCAAGGATGCTAACGTTTTGTTTCATCATCAAACGCAAATTTGCAATAGGTTGCGTTATAACTCCATCTGAGAAGTCTTTAATACGACCTGGTAATTCGTTATCAGGAGATTTAAAATCTAACGCTGTTTTTTGAATTTCTTTTTGGTTTACTTCACTAAAGTCCTTGTTGATGACGTATTTAGCTCCGTTTATTGCTTTTCCAGGTATTAATCTGGCCTGCGCTTCTAGTGTGACTCTCTTAGTATGATTAGAAATTTGATTGGTAATTGTTGGCAGCACCTTTTCTTTCAAAAATTTAGAAGCAATCGTGTTCGCGGGCATTGCCTTTTTTAATGCTTTCATTTTACTAGCTACCGTGGCAAGTTTCGCTGCGATTCCTGCTAAGGGTATAAATGACGTTAGGGCTGCAGCTGCCGAAATATAATTGTCTTGATCTTTCCTTTTAACTCTTTCCTTTTCGTCAAATAAAAGCTCTTCCATTTTTTCGACCACCTCTTCGGCTAGTATGAAAGGTTTAGTATCGTAATAATCTTGAAATACAATCGTTGAATCGGACTTATTGTATTCTAAATTTAGAAGGGTTAATTCATTAATAGTTTCGTAAAAAACTTGATTAACTCTAAGTTCATCGATTAGTAAAGAGTCTAAGGCATTATTTTTTACTCTCTGGATTTCACTATTAGAATCTTGAAAAGATAAAGTCTTTATAGGTTGAGCTTCTATTTCTAGAAGAGTTTTTTCATACATTTTCATCTGACCTTCAACAACATTGGGTAATAAATCCTTGAGGCGTCGCTTTCCGCTTTCAATTATCGATAAAGCCTCTGATCTGTAAGTTTCAGGTGATAATATTTCATAATTGATTTGCTCGTCACTTGAAGCGCCAATTGACTTTAAAGCATTCACGTTAGAACTCTCATTTTTACAGCTGTAAAAGGTTATCACAAATAGTAGTAAGCAACTTACTTTTATGCTCTTCATATTGTTCTTCCTAAATTGAGGGTGTTAACCACTTTTTTATCGTCCACTTTCTTCTCAAACTCGAAATAGATAATATCGTCTTCTTCATATAGGTCAGGATTTACTTCTGCCTGAAAAATTTCTTTCTTGACTATATTATTGTCATCATAAATTACATCATACATAGATTCATCTCCAATACCATTACCGATTCTGCGAACACCAACACAGATGATTTTGTTATTTTGTTGTTTCAAGTTAAATATGAAATAAAAATCTTCTGTTTCATAGAAGTATTTATATGATCCAGAAGGATCTGATTTTTCATGATTTTTTCGATCTATATTTTTCCCATCCTTAACAACACTCTTTACAATTTTATAGAAATTTCCCTGTAAATTTTGAGTTTGTGGTGGATTTGATTTAAACCATTTACGCACAGCTGAATATTCAGGATATTTGTTTTCATGATATGAATAATAATCTATCAGCTTTTTCTTTTCCAAAGAATCTGATTTAGCACTTCTATCATCAAAATATTTAATAGGCTGTTTGATCAATGTGCTGTCTAGATAATCTGCACTTGAACTAATTGCTTCTTTGGAAGTGGAGTAAGCATTTTTAGTTTGCTCGCAAGAGTAGCAATGGATTATAATTAATAATAGTAAAGATTTCTTCATAAGTTTTAGATCTGATTTGTGAATGTGTAAAAGTATCAAACAGAATAAATATTTAATGATACAAAGAATATTGTAAAATATAACTGAGTTTAATTATCATAGAAAAATTTGTAATAAGAAGGATTCAAGATAAGTTTTAATATATAATTGGTTCCAAGAAATGTATAAGTGTATTTATTTTGATGATAACTGCCAACATTATGAACGCTTAATCAGAATTGAACTTTTGAGTTTCAGTTTTCTTATGGATTGGAACCAAATTTTAGTGCCTACATGGGCAGATGAACGGAAGTTTCATGTTCTATAAATCATTTTTTGCAGTATTTTCCTAACCCTTTCCAACGCTTTTTCAACGTCCCGCAGTTGATCGGCTAAATAATATTTTTCCATTTTATAACCTTTGACTTTATTTCGCTAGTCAGCAATAAGTTTTGAGAAACACCATCTATCAAACGTTTCATCTGTTGGCTATAATTTTCGCTATAACTATTTTTTTCTTCTATTCAATTGATTTTTAATGAATCCATTGTTGAGTTAATTCGTTGCCTATAATTCTACAAAGTCCGGTTTTAGCCAACAAATTTCCAGCTTACGTCGCCTAAGTCTATTTTCTTATGCATCTCGAATTCCATCCAAGAGAATCCTGCAAATCCATTGCTGACGGTAAAACTAAATCCTGTCATCACAGCTTCTTCCACGTTGATCATAGAGCACTGTTCAATTTCATTCTTAATGGTAGCGTATTGTTCATCAGATAATGTTATTTCTATTTTCTTCATTGCTGCGATTTATTTCTTTTGATTGATGTTGATTTTAATGATGAATTTCCCCAATTCATTAATTAACCGCCACACTTCCTCCTATAGAATTCCCCCAAATTCGTTCAGATTCCATGCAGCGGATTTTTTAATTTCTAATACTTGATAAATCTAAAAGTTGACCTCGCCAGATTGCGACGTTGTGATTTAAAAGATTGATGTAAATGGTTTTCGCTTTCGCAAAAGCGAACAAAAAACCGTCACAATTTGATCAATGAAAACCCCTAATTTTCAAATTCCTCCTTGCAACGGTTTGCTTCATAAATCAAAGTAAACAATCAAATTCAGTGCAAACATATATGTGACGACCGCCAGATTAAGGCGGACTGAATTTTGTTTCGATATTTTGTGTTAATTAAGCTTTAGTGAAAGCGTGATAGAATGTGAAATTATTACCGACATGATTTGGCGTAGGTAGCCTTTATAATTGTAAAAATTTTATATCATGATTTACAAAAAGTCCAAAAACATAACCACAGCTCCAGATTTATCTGTCGTGGGAGCGGTCTCTCATGGGGAATTCCTTAATCATAAGCGGTTATTTATTCAAGTAACTGGCAATATACCTAACTCGATTTCAGAGTCAGAAATTAATATGGATCTCTTTAAAAACAAGTTTCTTAACAAGTATGAAAAACAATTTTGGGAGAGTTTTTATAGTAGGCGCGCTTTTGTAAATCATGAGGTTTCAAAGTATGATGATATGTATTATTTTCTATTTGAGGATGTTCTAGTTTATCTGAACCATCAGGATGAAGAAGTGAACATTCTTTTTTCACGTACACCTTATAAAGAAGTAGGTATGATTCACAGGCTTTTGATATCCTGCATTAAACCCAAAGAAATTGATAAGCCGTTCATAAATATTATGAGAATGGGATCAATTGGTCTAGAATTGTCCCGTTTAGAAATCAAACGAACAGATCTAGAAATAGAAATGCATTACAACGATGACTTTAAAATTGCAGACCGCACGATTAAGGGACGTTTAAATCAAAAAATGGATAAGGGCATAATACTGTTACACGGCGAGCCTGGAACTGGGAAGACCACTTATATTAAGCATTTGATAGCTTGCGTTTCTAAAGACGTCATATTTATGCCGCCTAACATTGCTGCAGATCTTACAAGTCCTGCATTTATGACACTGTTAATGAATAAGCCAGATAGTATACTCGTAATTGAAGATGCTGAAAATATTGTAACAAGTCGTGATCATAGAGGAAACTCACCTGTGAGTGCTCTGCTCAACCTTTCTGATGGTATTTTATCTGATTGCTTAAACATCCAGATAATTTGTTCGTTTAATACAGATTTGCAAAATGTTGACAAAGCATTATTACGTAAAGGACGCTTGATTGCAAAGTATGAATTTGGTAAGTTGGATGTTGAAAAGGCAAATGCGCTTTCGCGAAAGCTAGGGTTTTCAACCACATTTCTTGAACCAAGGGTTCTGACGGATATCTTCAACCAAGAAGAACAACTATTTGCGCAACATCGAAGAAAAGAAATTGGATTTCACTAAAATAAAAATCTTTTTCACTCCGACACTATTTGGCGGTCTGAATCCTTATTTTTGAGCAAAATCAAAAAAAACATGGCAGGTTACAATCAACTGGAGCGACTGGAGCGTATTGTCCAACTACTTCATTGGAAAAAGTATATCACCAAGGAAGAACTCATGGATCAATTGTGGGAACGTTACGATATCGAGATATCAGAACGCTCGTTAGAGCGTGACTTGAAGTCTTTAAAGGAGCAGTACAGTCTAGACATCGAATACAATCGTCAACACAAAGGATATTTTCTTGCAGAAGATGAGCGGCTACTTTCTCGTTTTTTCAAGTTCGCAGAATTAAGTTCGTTAGCCAAGATCTATGAAGAAGGGCTTAAGAATTATTCCCAATTTGAAAAATGGATCATACCAGATGATAGTAGCGATCTGACTGGTGTCAGTAATATCAATCCTATAGTTAAAGCTATGAATACTGGTCTCAAATTGAAGTTTAAGAAAGAGAATTTCCATACTGGGGTGGTTAAAGAATATCTAGTCACCCCACTCAGGTTAAAAGAATATTTGAACCGCTGGTACTTAATAGCGGTAGCAGACGGACAGGATTATTTCAAGAATTTCGGAATTGAGAGAATGACAGACGTGAATATCATTCGCGAGCCAGGAATCGACACCAAGAAGTTTGAAAAGAAATTGGAACGTTATAAAGACATAGTGGGCATCAACTACAGTGATGAGTATTTCTCGGCTCCTTTAAAAGTAGTTATCAAGACTTATGACTTTCAGTACAAATACCTTCAAACCTTACCGCTTCATCACAGTCAGCAGTTTACTTTATTACCTGATGAATCCGAATCTTTGGTAACTTTTCATTTACAGCCCAACCATGAATTCATTACTCAATTGTTGCGAATGAATGAGAATGTGGAAGTGCTTCAACCTACTGCATTAAGGGTAATTATCAAGGATAAACTAAAGGCCGCTCTGAAGAGGTATTAGTAGTACTGTAAAAAACCTTAATCAATCTTGATTAGCTATTATGATCAACCCAAGATATCTCACAAAATCTAGATTCAAACTAGCACTCAGTTGTCCAACTAAACTTTACTATACGAAAAAGGAAGAGTACGAGGACACCAGCGAGACCGATAGTTTCCTAAAAGGTCTTGCACAAGGTGGTTTCCAGGTCGAGGAATTGGCTCGAATGTATTTTCCTGATGGTATCGCTATTCTAGGTGAGGATTGGAATTATGACCAACACGCGGCACGAACAGCGGAATTGCTGAAGCAGGAAAACGTTACGATTTTTGAAGCAGCCTTTCTCCATGACGGTCTTTTTATAAGAACAGATATTCTGGAAAAGAAGGGAAATAACATTAGGCTGATTGAGGTGAAGGCGAAATCCATGGATAGTACTTCGCACGATTCATTCATCAAAAGTAAGGGAAAGCTAGGCTGGAGTGAATACTTATACGACGTTGCATTCCAGCAGTATGTGATCCAACAATGTCATCCAGAATGGAACATTAAGCCTTACCTTAATCTTGTTGATAAATCCAAACGGACTACCGTTGATGGGTTAAATTCTCACTTCAAAATTGTTCCTAATTCAGAGCTACGAACAAGCGTGGAAGTAACACCAGGTTTGACTAGAGACGATTTAGGAGCATCCATTCTTGCCATTATTGAGGTTAACGAAGAGGTGCAATTGATATTTAATGAGAATCCGCAAGACCCAGAACGTTCTTTTAGCGAGACTGTTGAATATTTTAAAACAAATTACCAACATGATCTGAAAATTGAAACGCCTATTGGTCCTCATTGTTATGGGTGCGAGTTCAAATTGGATGATCCTCCAACTGGTAAGTTGAGCGGATTCCATGAATGCTGGATGAGGCAATTTCCTGCTATCAAACCTGAGTTCTCCTCGCTTTCGCGAAAGCAACAACATCAAAGACTTAATGATCCTAAAACAAAACATGTTTGGAACAATCCCGTAAAAAAGGCATTTGAAAACGGAAAGGTCTTTATGGATGAATTGGAGGAAGGCGATTTTAATATCAGCCCAGATGCCTATGGTTTGAGCCGTAGTGAAAGGCAATGGCTGCAAATCCAAAAACATAAGGAAAAGGACAACTCTAGTTATGCAGATGTTGAGAACTTAAGATTAGAAATGTCCCAATGGAAATACCCGCTTAACTTTATCGATTTCGAAACCAGTGCAGTTGCAATTCCATTTACCTCAGGTATGCGACCTTATGAACAGTTAGCCTTTCAATACAGTCATCATATCGTTCATGAAGATGGTAGGGTAGAACATGCTAGTGAATACATCAATGTTGAGAAGGGCATCTTACCAAATTTTGATTTTATACGTGCTTTAAAGAGAGATCTAGAGATCAATGAAGGCAGTATCTTCAGATACCACAATCATGAGAATACGATCGTCAATGTGATTCATTATCCGCTATCCAATTCAGATGAACCAGATAGAAAAGAACTGTGCGATTTTATTGAAAGCATTAGCCACTCAACCGGGAGCAATCCCAAAACTTACGCTGCAGGTCCAAGAGATATGATAGATCTTCAAAGAACAGTAGTGCGAAATTATTTTCACCCTCAAACTGGTGGGTCGAATTCTATCAAAGCGATACTTCCAGCTGTGCTAGAATCCAGTGAACGCTTAAAGGAGAAATACACCCAACCTATAGGATCAATTAATCTAACGAGCAAGAATTTTGAGAATAACTATGTTTTCTTGAAAATGGAAGATGATGTTCCAACTAATCCGTACAAAACATTACCACCTCTATTTGATGGATTGACAAATGAGCAATTAGAAGAAGCCATTGAACACGCAACAAATGAAACGCCGCAAATAGCAAATGGTGGTGCTGCTCTTTTTGCTTATGCAAAATTACAAGGATTTGGAA
Protein-coding sequences here:
- a CDS encoding restriction endonuclease subunit S, translating into MELMTKQDYKQTEVGLIPEDWDVFNLGQKCNTYSGGTPPTSNKANYDGDIPWISSSELNKKKIYETKGFISELGLNSSSAKIVPQNTFLLAMYGATAGVSAITRISGAINQAVLAFESDMILAEYLYNFFSLRKEYIILTYCQGGQPNLSGSIVKSIKIPLPPTLEEQKAIATALSDVDDLISNLDALIVKKKAIKQGAMQQLLTPPHKGGKRLDGFDGEWVETPLDDLLSKYQNGYSFSAKGYEDNGVPIVTMAQIGLQGQFQFNSNKVNYWSASDLKFLNDFVLTKGDLIMSMTDVTPNKNLIGRMTIIEENGPLLLNQRVGHLIINKDKVNSTVLKHLSNMRRWRTYCKSIASLGVQANIGTTDIKNGTFILPSIEEQNAIATVLVDMDKEIEDLSTKKEKYAQLKQGMMQELLTGKTRLV
- a CDS encoding type I restriction-modification system subunit M — encoded protein: MAIKKSELYSSLWESCDKLRGAGGMDASQYKDYVLTMLFVKYVSDKYTGDAMSLIEVPQGASFEDMVALKGQPDIGDRINKEILRPLFASNGLEGSLEIVDFNDDEKLGSGKEKVELLSKLIAIFENPALNFKNNRAEDDDVLGDAYEFLMRHFATESGKSKGQFYTPAEVSRILSKVIDVHKADKPSYSAYDPTCGSGSLLLKVAGEAPNGLTLYGQEKDVATKGLAIMNMWLHGYPEASIAGKNTIASPQFTENGQLKRFDFVVANPPFSIKNWDSGIVPLDDEYNRFRGYGVPPDKNGDYAFLLHIIASLKSTGKGAVILPHGVLFRGNAEAEIRQNIIERKWIKGVIGLPANLFYGTGIPACIIVIDKKHTDDRKGIFMMDASKGFIKDGNKNRLREQDIHQIVDVFNTQTEVAKYARFVTFDEIEKNEYNLNIPRYIDTQEEEDIQDLNAHLNGGIPNKDIEGLSRFWEVYPSLKSHLFSRFRESYSQLNVAASDIKSAIYSHPEFTSYSNQLALVFESWKDKVYQDLQGINAHTAPKKLEKHIAEALLHEYDGKPLVNQYAMYQHFMDYWNAMMKDDVYLLAEDGWVAKTKRIIEKNSKGKDIDKGWTCDLIPKQLVIDKYLASEQETLNDLVSQLETKQAEITTYNEEHAGDEGLLNDATNDKGTITKTTLAAYLKKIKGDKSEKEAYSLGNKMLTAFAKEATLKKQIKTAEQQLDELTLKQYGKLTEAEVRTLVVDHKWLASISSLLQSEIDSISQRLTGRIKELAERYENALPKLTEQAKTAEEKVASHLSKMGLVWS
- a CDS encoding AAA family ATPase, which encodes MIYKKSKNITTAPDLSVVGAVSHGEFLNHKRLFIQVTGNIPNSISESEINMDLFKNKFLNKYEKQFWESFYSRRAFVNHEVSKYDDMYYFLFEDVLVYLNHQDEEVNILFSRTPYKEVGMIHRLLISCIKPKEIDKPFINIMRMGSIGLELSRLEIKRTDLEIEMHYNDDFKIADRTIKGRLNQKMDKGIILLHGEPGTGKTTYIKHLIACVSKDVIFMPPNIAADLTSPAFMTLLMNKPDSILVIEDAENIVTSRDHRGNSPVSALLNLSDGILSDCLNIQIICSFNTDLQNVDKALLRKGRLIAKYEFGKLDVEKANALSRKLGFSTTFLEPRVLTDIFNQEEQLFAQHRRKEIGFH
- a CDS encoding helix-turn-helix transcriptional regulator encodes the protein MSKIKKNMAGYNQLERLERIVQLLHWKKYITKEELMDQLWERYDIEISERSLERDLKSLKEQYSLDIEYNRQHKGYFLAEDERLLSRFFKFAELSSLAKIYEEGLKNYSQFEKWIIPDDSSDLTGVSNINPIVKAMNTGLKLKFKKENFHTGVVKEYLVTPLRLKEYLNRWYLIAVADGQDYFKNFGIERMTDVNIIREPGIDTKKFEKKLERYKDIVGINYSDEYFSAPLKVVIKTYDFQYKYLQTLPLHHSQQFTLLPDESESLVTFHLQPNHEFITQLLRMNENVEVLQPTALRVIIKDKLKAALKRY
- a CDS encoding DUF2779 domain-containing protein; the encoded protein is MINPRYLTKSRFKLALSCPTKLYYTKKEEYEDTSETDSFLKGLAQGGFQVEELARMYFPDGIAILGEDWNYDQHAARTAELLKQENVTIFEAAFLHDGLFIRTDILEKKGNNIRLIEVKAKSMDSTSHDSFIKSKGKLGWSEYLYDVAFQQYVIQQCHPEWNIKPYLNLVDKSKRTTVDGLNSHFKIVPNSELRTSVEVTPGLTRDDLGASILAIIEVNEEVQLIFNENPQDPERSFSETVEYFKTNYQHDLKIETPIGPHCYGCEFKLDDPPTGKLSGFHECWMRQFPAIKPEFSSLSRKQQHQRLNDPKTKHVWNNPVKKAFENGKVFMDELEEGDFNISPDAYGLSRSERQWLQIQKHKEKDNSSYADVENLRLEMSQWKYPLNFIDFETSAVAIPFTSGMRPYEQLAFQYSHHIVHEDGRVEHASEYINVEKGILPNFDFIRALKRDLEINEGSIFRYHNHENTIVNVIHYPLSNSDEPDRKELCDFIESISHSTGSNPKTYAAGPRDMIDLQRTVVRNYFHPQTGGSNSIKAILPAVLESSERLKEKYTQPIGSINLTSKNFENNYVFLKMEDDVPTNPYKTLPPLFDGLTNEQLEEAIEHATNETPQIANGGAALFAYAKLQGFGTSDLEHTETVNALLRYCELDTLAMVMIYEYFNELCGA